The DNA region TTTGAGCAGAGGTAGATATAATAAGAAGGGCTAAAGTTATAAATAGAAATATTTTTTTTCTCATACTCTTCTCCTTTATCTCTGGATTCTAATTAATTATACAATATAAAAAGCTTGAAAATATTATCAAAAAGAGTGTAAAATTCTTAAAAATAACTTGTGTTAGTAAGTAATTATTTCTCAAAGCGGAGGGAGGATCTATGACAAAGAAGAAAAAAGCACCCACCAGTTGGGATGTGGCAAGGCTTGCAGGAGTTTCAAGATCTACAGTCTCTTTTGTGCTTAATAATACTCCCGGAATAAAGATAAGTGAAGAGACAAGAAGGAGAGTTCTTGAGGCAGTAAAGGCTCTTGATTATAAGCCCAATGCTATAGCTCGAAGTCTTGCAAAACAAAAGACGGAGGCTATTGCATTTTTTGTTTTAGATATTGCAAACCCTGTTTTTCCTAATATGGCAAGAGGTATAGAAGATGTGGCAAGACAAAATGGCTACACTTTGTTTCTATGTAACACCGATGGGAAAACTTTAAGAGAAGTAAGATATATGAATATAATGCTGGAAAGAAGGGTGGATGGCATAATTGCTGGAGCTCTTTCTAACGAGGAAGTGAGTAAGATAGCTCAGAAGAAAAATATACCTCTTGTTATTCTTGAACATCCAAGACTTCCAGAGCATGATGTGGTTTATGCGGACAATGTTAAAGGAAGCTATGAGGCAGTGATGCATTTTGTAGAGTTGGGACATAAGCGGATTGCTCACATAACTATAAACCCTGAAAGTATAATTGTTCAAGAAAGAATTGAAGGGTATAAAAAGGCTCTTGAAGATGCTGGAATTCCCTTTGATGATAATCTTTTAAAAATATTTTACGACAAAGTTGACGAAGAGAAAGCAATAAATGAACTTTTTTCATTACCTGATCCCCCAACTGCAATCTTTACCTTTAGTGATTTTATGGCAATCCAGGTTATGAAGATATTGATAAGAAGGGGCTATAGGATCCCGGAGGATGTTTCCGTAATAGGCTTTGATGATACCCTGGCAAATTTGACGATACCTGCTTTAACTACGGTTTCTCAACCTTTTTATGAGATGGGGGCAAAAGCTGCTGAAATTTTAATTGAAAGATTGAAAAATCCTAATATGCCAATAC from Dictyoglomus turgidum DSM 6724 includes:
- a CDS encoding LacI family DNA-binding transcriptional regulator; translation: MTKKKKAPTSWDVARLAGVSRSTVSFVLNNTPGIKISEETRRRVLEAVKALDYKPNAIARSLAKQKTEAIAFFVLDIANPVFPNMARGIEDVARQNGYTLFLCNTDGKTLREVRYMNIMLERRVDGIIAGALSNEEVSKIAQKKNIPLVILEHPRLPEHDVVYADNVKGSYEAVMHFVELGHKRIAHITINPESIIVQERIEGYKKALEDAGIPFDDNLLKIFYDKVDEEKAINELFSLPDPPTAIFTFSDFMAIQVMKILIRRGYRIPEDVSVIGFDDTLANLTIPALTTVSQPFYEMGAKAAEILIERLKNPNMPIQHIKLPTKLVIRESTAKRR